A window of Coturnix japonica isolate 7356 chromosome 2, Coturnix japonica 2.1, whole genome shotgun sequence contains these coding sequences:
- the ANKRD46 gene encoding ankyrin repeat domain-containing protein 46: protein MSYVFVNDSSQTNVPLLQACIDGDFNYSKRLLESGFDPNIRDSRGRTGLHLAAARGNVDICQLLHKFGADLLATDYQGNTALHLCGHVDTIQFLVSNGLKIDICNHQGATPLVLAKRRGVNKDVIRLLESLEEQEVKGFNRGAHSKLETMQTAESESAMESHSLLNPNLQQGEGVLSSFRTTWQEFVEDLGFWRVLLLIIVIALLSLGIAYYVSGVLPFVENQPELVH, encoded by the exons ATGTCCTACGTTTTTGTGAACGATTCTTCCCAGACAAACGTGCCGCTGCTGCAGGCTTGTATTGATGGAGATTTTAACTATTCCAAACGCCTGTTAGAGAGTGGTTTTGACCCAAATATTCGTGACAGCCGGGGCCGAACCGGCCTTCATCTTGCTGCAGCCAGAGGAAACGTAGACATCTGTCAACTCTTGCACAAATTTGGTGCTGACCTTCTGGCCACTGATTATCAAGGTAATACAGCCCTTCACCTGTGTGGGCATGTGGATACCATCCAGTTCCTTGTTTCGAATGGACTTAAAATCGATATTTG CAATCACCAAGGTGCAACGCCGCTTGTTCTTGCAAAACGGAGGGGTGTAAATAAAGATGTGATCAGACTGCTGGAATCTTTGGAGGAGCAAGAGGTGAAAGGATTTAACAGAGGAGCCCACTCAAAGCTGGAAACGATGCAAACTGCTGAAAGCGAAAG TGCAATGGAAAGCCATTCTCTCCTTAATCCAAACCTACAGCAAGGGGAAGGAGTTCTCTCCAGCTTCCGCACGACGTGGCAAGAGTTTGTGGAAGACCTGGGCTTCTGGAGGGTGCTGCTCCTGATCATTGtcattgctcttctctctcttggAATAGCATATTATGTTAGTGGGGTGCTTCCTTTTGTAGAAAATCAGCCCGAGCTGGTGCACTGA